From the Streptomyces nodosus genome, the window TCGCGATCAGCGCATAGGCGTCCCGGTCGTCCCGCACCTCGGCGTCGAAGCCCGTGGCCCGCTCCACCAGGGCGTCCAGCACGACCTGGGCGTTGGAGGCGTTGGCGACGACCAGGTACTCCCGCTCCCCGAGCCGGTACACGATGAGGTCGTCGAGGATGCCGCCGTCCTCGCGGCAGATCATGGTGTAGCGGGCGCGGCCCACGCCGACGGAGGAGATGTTGCCGACCAGGGCGTGGTCCAGGAGCCGGTTCGCCTCGGGTCCGGTCACCGTGATCTCGCCCATGTGCGAGAGGTCGAAGAGACCCGCCTTGGTGCGGACGGCGAGGTGCTCGTCGCGCTCGGAACCGTACCGCAGGGGCATGTCCCAGCCGGCGAAGTCGGTCATCGTGGCGCCGAGCGAACGATGCAGGGCATCGAGCGCGGTACGGCGCAGGGGGCTACTGCTCATCGGTTGTGCTCCCAGGGCGATGGGGTCCCCCGCGCGAGCGGACGCCGAGCGTGGGGAGGGCGAGGTCGTTCCTCCCCATCTGTCATCGGAACCTGAGAGGTTCGCCATGACTCCGCGCGGCGGTCGTCACGGCTTGCACCTTGGGTGGAGCCACCGGAAGCGGCCCGCTTTTCAGATGTGCCTCGCCCGCGCGGTATAGGGGCCTGAGAGATTCAAGGGAGGGACTTGCTCCTTCGGCGCCCGGACGCAGATGCGTACCCGGAACTCTCCCGCGCGGATTCAAGCGGCCGGTATGCAGTTGGCGCGGACATCATTGCACGCCACACCCGCCCCGTGGCAGGGCCCATGTCCGTCACCGGGCTGTGGCGTTTCCCGCACCGGAACGTGAACCTGGCGCATTACCTTTTCTTTGCATTCGGCGGAGGCGGGTATCCCTGCCTTCGGGAGCGCGCTGCCAGGGAGGGCATGACGGTGAACAGGACCACGGTGTACGCCACGGCGCCGGACGTCACGGCGCCCGCACGGCCCGGGACGGGGACCCGGCGGGAGCGCGGGCCGGCGGGGCCCGGCGGGATCCGCGATCTGCGCGGGAGCGCCGGCCGCGGTCCGCACCGGCTCACCTTCGGGGCCGGCGATCTGGTCGTCGTCGCCGGTCTGCCCGGCGGCGGCAAGTCCACCCTGATGCGGCGCGCCGTGCGGGGCTTACGGGTCGACTCCCAGGACACCCGGGAGCGCTGGGACGGGCACCTGGCCCGCTTCCTCCCCTACGCGCTCTACCGCCCGCTGGTCCGGCTCACCCACTACACCGCCCTGCGCCGGGCGCTGCGCGCGGGCACCGGGGCCGTCGTGCACGACTGCGGCACCCAGAGCTGGGTGCGCAACTGGCTGGCCAGGGAGGCCCGGCGCCGCGGCGGCACCCTCCATCTGCTGCTGCTCGACGTCACCCCGGACACGGCCCTGGCGGGACAGCGGGCGCGCGGCCGGGGCGTCTCACGGCGCGCGTTCCTCAGGCACCGCCGGGCCACCCGCCGTCTGCTGCGCTCGGTGGAGGAAGGCCGTCCGCCCCACGGCTGCGGCTCGGTGGTGGTGCTCGACCGGGACGCGGCGGACGTCCTGCGCGGGATCGACTTCGCGGACCGAGCCACCTCGCCCGGCCACCCGCTAGCCTTTTCAGCCACAACAGCGGTTCTGAGCAGGCGGTAGGCAGATGGACTTCCAGGCGGACCTTCCCGCGGGCATTCCCCCACAGGCGCACCCCCATCCGCACGGCGGATGGCCGGGCAACGAACTGGAGGAGGTGCTCTCCGCCTCACTCGGCGTCCCCTCGTCCGGCGCCCGCATCGTCGAGGTCCTCGCCCGGAGCTTCCTGTGGGTGCCGTTGCCCAACGGCGGCGGCCCGCACAGCGAGTCCCTCGACCTGCCCACGATGGAGCTGGCGGGCCAGGCGTACGTGCCGGTGTTCAGCTCGGAGGAGCAGTTCCGCCAAGTCGTCGGCACCCATATGTCGTTCACGATCGCGCCCGCCGTCGAGTTCGCGCGCGGGCTGCCCCCGCAGGTCGGCCTGGCGCTCAACCCGGACGGGGTGGTCGGCGCCCCGCTGCCGCCGGAGGTGGTGGCCGAACTGTGCCGCGGCGGGAACACCCCGCTGGGCGGGCCCGTCACCGGGGGCCGTGTCCGGCTCTTCGAGCCCGACTGGCAGGACGATCCGGTGGACCTTCTCGCCGCCGCCTCCGCCGAGTTCGAGGCGACCGGTCTGGTGCTCACCGCGCGCCGCTGCCTGGCCGCGATCGAGACCGCCGACCCGGTGATGTTCATCGGCGTCGAACTCTCCTCCTGGGAGGCGGACACGCGCACGATCCCGCTGGAGGCGCTCGGCCGGGCGCTCGGCACGGTGCCCACCGCGACACCCGTGAACATGGTCTTCATGGATGTGGCCCAGGACCCGGTGGGGGACTGGCTGCGGGAGCGGGTGCGGCCCTTCTACCAGCGCGGGCACTGAGCCCGTCGCGGCCCCGGCACCCTGTGCCGGGGTGAAGTGGGCTCCCGCGTGTCAAGCCGCTGTCGGGATGGGCGCTTAACCTGGTTTCATGGCCGGAGCGGGACGAGTCACGGTCCGGCCCGGGGGCCGGACCGAGGCGGGACCGCAGGAGGACACGGTGCCCCGGACAGGGGAGAATGGCCCGGTCGGTGTGGTGCGGCTGAAAACCGCCCGCACCATACCGAGGTGTTCCGCCGGGGTTGTCAGGTTCGTGGTGAAGGGGCGGTAGAGGGTGAGCGCGTCGGGCACGGCTGCGGCCGGGCAGGTCGAGCACATGCTGCGCCAGGTGACGCCGGGGCGGTACGACGCCTATGAGGCGCTTCTTCGCGTGCTGTCGACCCCGTCGTCCGGTCAGGTCTGGATGCTGCTCTGGCACGGCCAGGCCGGTTCACCCGACGCCCAGTACGGGAACATGGAGGTGGACGGCCACGGCTACGCGCCCTGTGTCACCTCCGCGCAGGAACTCTCGGCCAGCGGCTGGAATCGCTCGTACGAGGTCGTCGACGGCCTCGATGTGGCCCGCACCCTCTACCCGGAGCACTACGGCCTGTGGCTGAACCCACATGCGCCGGGCGGCGGCGTCGGCATCCCCTGGCTCGATCTGCGCCGGATCGCCACCGGTCTGGAGCGCCAGCCCGCGGGACCGCTCAGGCTGTCCGAACCGGCCGTCCCGGTCCCGCAGTTCTACGCCCTGCTCACCCAGAACGCCCACCGTACCCCCGCCGTACGGTCGTTGCGCCGCGCCTGGGTGCAACCCGCCCTCGGCGCACCGTACCTGGCGATCGGTCTCGATGTGTACGACACCTCTCCGGCGGCGGTCGACTCGGTGCGCGCCATGATGCAGCAGTCCATCGTGGCCGTGCCCGAGGGGCTGCCGGTGTCGACCGTCGCGATGTCCGACGCCTATGACCCGGTGGCGATCTGGCTGGGCGTCAACTCCCGTCCGTTCTACGACCGTGAGGCCCATGTGGCCCCGGCCCCGGCCGGCGGCTACGGCTACCCGCCGGTGCGCGGCGCGTACTGACCCCGGACCGCTCGCGGCACTTACCGGTGCCGTTTCCTTCCCGGCCCGGTTGTGACACGCGCCCTCGCGCGATGCCGTCGTCGCCGACGCCCGCGCGGGGAGACCGCGGCCGGGCGAGCTCGTGCCGGACCCGGTGAAGGTCCCTTCAGGCCGTCGCGCCCCATGCTCGCGATCATGTCCAGGGGCCGGCCCTCCACGTCGAGCGGGCAGCCGGGCTCATCGACGGCGCGATCCGTCCCATCGGCGTGACCCGTCCCATCGGAGTGATCCGGGCGGCGTCGCCCGGAGAGTCCTCATGGCCGCGGAAGGGGTCGGTCCGCAGAGAAAGCGCTGTTCGCCGGGTTTGCGGCAGCCGCTGGGGTGCCAAGTCGTCCGATGGCGGGACCAGTTGGGGTGAACGGGCGCACGTTCGGGAAGGGCTACCCTGTGTCCGGATAACGGAAAACCACAACCCGCATCACGGTTGCGCATCCTTTCGCGGTCAGACCTGGCGAGTGATCGCCGAGGCGTTGAAGACTCACCTCGCGGACGTAGGGCTTTCGATTTTTGATCGAGCCAATCGGGGGATCCGCCGGACAGTCGCGCCGCATCCATCTGCCGCATCGCGCAGCAGGCAATCGAACCAAAGCCGTCCACAGCGGCGGAGAAAAGGCCGGTCACCACCGGCGAGAGGGGTCAGGTCACTGTGACCGCACCGATCGAGACCACCGGGGCGGCAGCCGAGACGCAGCCGGAGGCTGCGCTCGCTGGTGCCGAGAAGGGGCGGATCGAGGGCCGTTCCCTTGGACAGATCGCCTGGTCCCGATTCAAGAAGGACAAGGTCGCGGTCACCGGCGGTGCCATCGTGGTCGTGCTGGTCCTCCTCGCGATCCTCTCGCGCCCCATCCAGGCGGTGTTCGGGCTCGATCCCAACGCTTTCCACCAGGATCTGATCGACCCCAACACCTCGCTGCCCAACGGCGCCTGGGGCGGTATGAGTGCGGACCACCCGCTGGGCGTGGACCCGAAGTTCGGCCGCGACATCGCCACCCGCATCCTCGAGGGATCCTGGGTGTCGCTGGTGGTCGCGTTCGGCGCGACGATCCTGTCCAACGTCATCG encodes:
- a CDS encoding AAA family ATPase → MTVNRTTVYATAPDVTAPARPGTGTRRERGPAGPGGIRDLRGSAGRGPHRLTFGAGDLVVVAGLPGGGKSTLMRRAVRGLRVDSQDTRERWDGHLARFLPYALYRPLVRLTHYTALRRALRAGTGAVVHDCGTQSWVRNWLAREARRRGGTLHLLLLDVTPDTALAGQRARGRGVSRRAFLRHRRATRRLLRSVEEGRPPHGCGSVVVLDRDAADVLRGIDFADRATSPGHPLAFSATTAVLSRR
- a CDS encoding enhanced serine sensitivity protein SseB, yielding MDFQADLPAGIPPQAHPHPHGGWPGNELEEVLSASLGVPSSGARIVEVLARSFLWVPLPNGGGPHSESLDLPTMELAGQAYVPVFSSEEQFRQVVGTHMSFTIAPAVEFARGLPPQVGLALNPDGVVGAPLPPEVVAELCRGGNTPLGGPVTGGRVRLFEPDWQDDPVDLLAAASAEFEATGLVLTARRCLAAIETADPVMFIGVELSSWEADTRTIPLEALGRALGTVPTATPVNMVFMDVAQDPVGDWLRERVRPFYQRGH
- a CDS encoding enhanced serine sensitivity protein SseB C-terminal domain-containing protein, which gives rise to MSASGTAAAGQVEHMLRQVTPGRYDAYEALLRVLSTPSSGQVWMLLWHGQAGSPDAQYGNMEVDGHGYAPCVTSAQELSASGWNRSYEVVDGLDVARTLYPEHYGLWLNPHAPGGGVGIPWLDLRRIATGLERQPAGPLRLSEPAVPVPQFYALLTQNAHRTPAVRSLRRAWVQPALGAPYLAIGLDVYDTSPAAVDSVRAMMQQSIVAVPEGLPVSTVAMSDAYDPVAIWLGVNSRPFYDREAHVAPAPAGGYGYPPVRGAY